The sequence below is a genomic window from Novosphingobium aureum.
GCAGGGCAACCGGGGTCACGACGAAGAGCGAAAGCACGAAGCTGAGCGCGAGATAGCCTGCGAAGAGCAGCAGGAAGAAACCGAGCAGGCGCAGGGCATTGCCTCTGGTCAGTTGCCACGAGCGCAGCAAGGCATGGAGCGGATTGGCGATGCCGTCGCGCACGATCGTCGCGGTCAGCAGCGAGAGGCGGATCGAGGTATAGAAGAGGCCCACCATCACGAAGAGGACCATCACCCCGCTCATCACACCGGCTAGGCCGGTCAGGCCGCCCAGCGCCCCGACGAAGAGGCCCGCGACGAGCATGATCAGGACGAAGGCAGCAAAATAGATCAGCGAAGCCGCGATCAGCGTCGGCAGCGAACGGAAGGCGGTACGGATCGCCTCGCCCACGGTCGGACGCCCCTGCCCACTGAGCAGCGCCATCACCGCAAGATAGCCCAGCCCCTGCACCAGCGCACTGCCAAGGCTCAGCGCGAGGATCGAGCCCATGTGCTCGGCCATGACCTGCTTGAGCACCGCCTCGTTCTCGAGGTTCGCCATCATGACGGCCTGCACGTCGGCCAGAAACACGCCCGAAAGCAGGGTCGGCAGGAAGAAGAAGACCCCGGCCAGCGCGATCAGCACGTCGCGGTTGGCCATGACCTTGGCAATCCCCCCGGTCCAGGCCCGGTTACTGTCAAAACGCATCTCAGTCTCCAAACGTCGCGTCACGAACGCGCAGCACCGCCTTAAACACAGGTTCGGCGCGAATGCACTTGATAAGCGCATGGAATGACGCCACGCAACGCGGCATGACCAGCGAACCTTGTGAGACGGGCGGTTTCACTCTGCCCGGAGACATCGAACTGCGCATATCCCGCGAGCGGGTACCCTATCGCGAGGCCCTCGCGGAAATGAACGAGCGCAACGCTGCCATCGCCGCAGGCGAGGCGCGCGAGCTGATCTGGCTGCTCGAACATCCCCCCGTCTACACCGCGGGCACCAGCGCCGACGTTGCCGAACTGCTCGACCCGCGCTTCGAGGTGGTCGATGCCGGGCGCGGCGGGCGCTATACCTATCACGGGCCCGGCCAGCGCGTGGCCTATGTCCTGCTCGACCTCAAGCGCCGCGCGCGCGACGTGCGCGGCTTCGTCCATGCGCTCGAGGGCTGGGTGATCGACACGCTGACCGACTTCGGCGTCGAGGCCTTCCGCAGTGACGGACGGATCGGCATCTGGACCAGCGACATCGACGGGCGCGAGGCCAAGATCGGGGCGATCGGCGTGCGCATCCGCAAGTGGGTGACGATGCACGGCTTCGCGGTGAACATCCATCCCGACCTCGCGCACTTCACCGGCATCGTGCCTTGCGGGATCGACGAATTCGGCGTCACCAGCCTTGATCGTCTGGGCAAGGACTGCGACTTCGCCGATTGGGACCGCGCGCTTCTAGAACGCGCACAGAAGTTTCTCGCCGCCCTCGAAAGCCCCTGCCCTCCGGAGAGCGCATGATGACCGATTTCCGCCAGCCCTGCGACCGCAAGACGGCGATCCTGCCACCCCTCGCCCTCCTGCTTGCAGGCGGCCTCGCGCTCGCGGGCTGCAACAAGGAGAAGGCGCCCGAGGGCCAGCCTGCCGCAGGCGTCGAACTGCTGCCGCGGTCGGTCAACGACGACATGCCCGGCTACGATACCGTGCGCTCGCAGGCCCCCTACGAGGACCCCGAGGCGGCCGAAGCGCTGCAACGGCGCAGCGCGGCCAATGCCCCCGTCGCTTCTCCTGCACCCGAAACGCCGGAGGGCGGCGAGGAAGATGAGGCCGGCACGCCGTCCCCTTCGCCCAGCACTGCACCGTCGGCGAGCGCGGCGCCCTCGCCCCCGGCCAGCCCCGGCCCGCAGCCGCAATAAGACCGCGCCTGCCCCGGTCAGGCCGGGAGCAGCATCGGCGGGCGGCGGCCATCCTCGCCCGAGGGCGAAACTGCCTCGAACATCGCGATGGTCCGGCGCGCCTGGACGAGATCCGAACGCGTCACGAGATGGCCGTGCAGCGGCAGCGAGCCGTGGTTCGGGTTCGTCTCGAAGGCCGCGACGATGTCGCGCGCACGTGCCAGTTCCTCGGCGCTGGGAGTAAAGGCGGCATTGATCGCCTCGATCTGTCCGGGATGGTTGGCAAACATGCCCACGAACCCGTCCGAGCGGGCCCGACGCGCCGCCTTGCGCAAGCCCCGCGTGTTCTCGATGTCGTTGAAGGCCGCGTCGATCGCCATGACTTCGGCGGCATGGGCGGCGAGCACGGCTTGCGCGCGCACGAAGCTGGCGACGTCGGACGGCCCTT
It includes:
- the lipB gene encoding lipoyl(octanoyl) transferase LipB, encoding MTSEPCETGGFTLPGDIELRISRERVPYREALAEMNERNAAIAAGEARELIWLLEHPPVYTAGTSADVAELLDPRFEVVDAGRGGRYTYHGPGQRVAYVLLDLKRRARDVRGFVHALEGWVIDTLTDFGVEAFRSDGRIGIWTSDIDGREAKIGAIGVRIRKWVTMHGFAVNIHPDLAHFTGIVPCGIDEFGVTSLDRLGKDCDFADWDRALLERAQKFLAALESPCPPESA
- a CDS encoding lipoyltransferase — protein: MRFDSNRAWTGGIAKVMANRDVLIALAGVFFFLPTLLSGVFLADVQAVMMANLENEAVLKQVMAEHMGSILALSLGSALVQGLGYLAVMALLSGQGRPTVGEAIRTAFRSLPTLIAASLIYFAAFVLIMLVAGLFVGALGGLTGLAGVMSGVMVLFVMVGLFYTSIRLSLLTATIVRDGIANPLHALLRSWQLTRGNALRLLGFFLLLFAGYLALSFVLSLFVVTPVALLAGPGDATTLAGGIVSGLIGAVASVIMTALLVEAHEQLSGGMPGSEAKTFE